The Rhizobiaceae bacterium genome contains the following window.
ATGGCGGTGGTGGAGACCGGCGCGTAGAGCGCTGCGGCAAGGATGCCGACGACGGCTGCATTTGCGCCCCGCATCAGGGATTGCGCCGCCGCAGCCGAGCGGAACTGGTGCCAGAACGGCATCACCGCGATCAGCAGGAGGAAGCCCGGCAGGAAGATCGCCGCGAGCGCAATGCAGGCGCCCGATATGCCGTTCGGCTCGGAACCGAGAACCGCGCCGAGATATGCGGCGAAGGTGAACAGCGGTCCGGGCACGGCCTGTGCTGCGCCGTAACCGGCAAGGAAGGCATCCGGCGAAACCCAGCCCTGCTGCACGACCTGCGCGTCAAGCAACGGCAGGACGACATGGCCGCCTCCGAACACCATCGCGCCTGCGAGATAGAAGCTGTTGAACACGGCAAGCGCGTGCGATTGCGTTGACAGAACCGGCAACAGCGCCAGCAAGGCGAAGAAGGCGACGAGGGCGGCCGTCGCCGTGCTCTTTGAAAAGGGCAGGGGCAACTCAGTGCCCTGCGGCATGACTTTTCCAAGGCCAAGCGCAAACCCCACCGTCGCCCCCGCCGCAATGGCGACGAACATTCCGATGGCGCTCGGGACAAAGGCCAGAACAATGACAGCCAGCAGGGCAATCGTTGCGCGCTCGCGATCCGGACAGAGATTTCGCGCCATGCCCCAGACCGCCTGCGCGACGATCGCGACAGCCACGATCTTGAGGCCGTGCAGCGCGCCGCCCGCCGCCGGTCCCGTCAGGCTCCAGGCAGACATGGCGAACGCCAGCATGATGAGCGCCGAGGGCAAGGTGAAGGCGATGAATGCCGCCAGCGCGCCCGCCCATCCTGCGCGGATCATTCCAATGGCAAAGCCGACCTGGCTCGACGCGGGGCCGGGCAGAAACTGGCACAGCGCCACAAGGTCCGCATAGGCGTGGTCGTCAAGCCAGCGACGGCGCACCACGAACTCGTCGCGGAAATAGCCGAGATGGGCGATGGGTCCGCCGAACGAGGTCAGGCCAAGCTTGAGAAAAGCAAGAAAGACTTCGGCTGCATTTCCCCGGCTGGGATGCTGGCGGTCCATCGGCTACCTGATTTCGCTGACGCATTCCGCTCAATCTAGCACACTGGCCCGCATGCGGCAGAAGGCGAATAGCCGCCAAGCTGCATGTGCTTGGCGGGTGGCCGATATGTCACCAGGGCAGCGAGAAGGTCTTGACGTTGGTGAACGACTTCATCGCTTCGATGACGCCTTCCTTGTAGCCGTTGCCCGAGTCCTTGATGCCGCCGAACGGGCTCATCTCGATCCGGTAGCCCGGCACTTCCCAGATGTTCACGGTGCCGACCTGCAACCCGCCAATGTATTTCCGCATGCGACGGAAATCATTGGTGCAGACGCCCGACGACAGGCCGAACGCCGTCGAGTTGGAGAGCCGGATCAGGTCGTCGTCATCGTCGGGTGCGCGTATCACCGGCACGACCGGGCCGAATGTCTCCTCCATCACCAGTTCGGACCCATGCGGCACGCGATCCACGACGATGGGCGGCAGGAGCGCGCCGCTGCGGCCCGGATCGTACAGGACTTCCGCCCCCTGTTCGGCGGCCGTGTAGACGCGTTTCTCGAAGAGCGCGGCGGCCCTTTCATGCACGACGGTGCCGAGTTCCGTCGCGCGGTCCATCGGGTCGCCGAACCTGATTTTCCTGGCGCGCTCCAGCACCAGCGGCACGAAGCGATCCGCGATGCTTTCCTGCACCAGAATGCGCTTCACCGCCGTGCAGCGCTGGCCGGAATTTTTCGTCGCTCCGGTGACCGCGAGGTCGGCGGCCCTTGCGAGGTCGTCGTCGGACAGGTCGTTCAGGATGATGAGCGGATCGTTGCCGCCGAGTTCCAGCACCTGCCGCCTGTATCCCGCCTTCGAGGCGATGAGTTTGCCGACAGGCACGCCCCCGGTGAAGGTGATGAGGTCGATATTCGGATTGGTAATCATCTCGTCGCCGATGTCCTTCGGCCAGCCCGTGACGACCGACAGCATTTCGGGCGGCAGACCGGCCTCGTAGAGAATG
Protein-coding sequences here:
- the chrA gene encoding chromate efflux transporter yields the protein MDRQHPSRGNAAEVFLAFLKLGLTSFGGPIAHLGYFRDEFVVRRRWLDDHAYADLVALCQFLPGPASSQVGFAIGMIRAGWAGALAAFIAFTLPSALIMLAFAMSAWSLTGPAAGGALHGLKIVAVAIVAQAVWGMARNLCPDRERATIALLAVIVLAFVPSAIGMFVAIAAGATVGFALGLGKVMPQGTELPLPFSKSTATAALVAFFALLALLPVLSTQSHALAVFNSFYLAGAMVFGGGHVVLPLLDAQVVQQGWVSPDAFLAGYGAAQAVPGPLFTFAAYLGAVLGSEPNGISGACIALAAIFLPGFLLLIAVMPFWHQFRSAAAAQSLMRGANAAVVGILAAALYAPVSTTAIADLRDFSLALAGFVALTAWNAPPWIVVALSALAGMALAALG
- the phnY gene encoding phosphonoacetaldehyde dehydrogenase, coding for MDRPQHAIAVRHEPMRIAGRKVDAEETLGIRYPYTDAVVGTVPAGNAAHAREAFEIAANYKSKLTRYDRQKILLRTAELLDSRKEEISDLVTLELGISKLDSLYEVGRAVDVFTLTGQLCLNDDGEIFSCDITPNGRQRKIFTTREPLLGAISAITPFNHPLNMVAHKVAPAVATNNCVVVKPTELTPMTALILADILYEAGLPPEMLSVVTGWPKDIGDEMITNPNIDLITFTGGVPVGKLIASKAGYRRQVLELGGNDPLIILNDLSDDDLARAADLAVTGATKNSGQRCTAVKRILVQESIADRFVPLVLERARKIRFGDPMDRATELGTVVHERAAALFEKRVYTAAEQGAEVLYDPGRSGALLPPIVVDRVPHGSELVMEETFGPVVPVIRAPDDDDDLIRLSNSTAFGLSSGVCTNDFRRMRKYIGGLQVGTVNIWEVPGYRIEMSPFGGIKDSGNGYKEGVIEAMKSFTNVKTFSLPW